A genome region from Nicotiana tabacum cultivar K326 chromosome 13, ASM71507v2, whole genome shotgun sequence includes the following:
- the LOC107806520 gene encoding jasmonoyl--L-amino acid synthetase JAR4 isoform X2: MVVEKTEKFDPQEVIEEFEVLTRDAGKIQEETLQKILEENGGTEYLQQWGLNGKTDSLSFKNCVPIVTHKDLEPYIHRITDGDLSPILTGKPITTISLSSGTTQGKPKFVPFNEELMESTMQIFKTSFAFRNREFPVVNGKALQFIYGSKQFKTKGGLAAGTATTNVYRNAQFKKTMRAMQTPCCSPDEVIFGPDFQQSLYCHLLCGLIFRDEVQVVSSTFAHSIVHAFRNFEQVWQELVTNIREGVLSSRVTVPSMRAAMSKLLKPDPELADTIFNKCSRLSNWYGLIPELFPNTRYIYGIMTGSMEPYLKKLRHYAGELPLLSADYGSSEGWIGANVNPELPPELVTYAVLPNIGYFEFIPLMENLDGLEPTPVGLTEVKLGEEYEIVVTNFAGLYRYRLGDVVKIKGFHNGTPELQFICRRNLLLSINIDKNTEKDLQLAVEAAAKILSDEKLEVVDFTSHVNVSADPGHYVIFWELSGEATEEILKDCCNCLDKSFVDAGYVGSRKVNAIGALELRIVKRGTFHKILDHFVGLGAAVSQFKTPRCVGPTNLSVLQILSSNVVESYFSTALC, translated from the exons ATGGTGGTAGAGAAAACTGAGAAGTTTGATCCACAAGAAGTAATTGAGGAATTTGAGGTGTTAACAAGAGATGCTGGCAAAATTCAAGAAGAGACACTACAGAAGATTTTGGAAGAAAATGGAGGGACAGAATATTTGCAGCAATGGGGTCTGAATGGGAAAACTGACTCATTGTCTTTCAAGAATTGTGTACCCATTGTCACCCACAAGGATTTGGAGCCTTACATTCATAGAATTACTGATGGTGATCTTTCTCCCATTCTTACTGGAAAACCTATTACCACTATCTCCTTGAG TTCTGGGACAACTCAGGGAAAGCCAAAGTTTGTACCTTTCAATGAAGAATTGATGGAATCCACTATGCAAATATTCAAGACATCTTTTGCCTTTAGGAACAG AGAATTCCCAGTTGTAAATGGGAAAGCTTTGCAGTTCATATATGGCAGCAAGCAATTCAAGACGAAGGGTGGTTTGGCAGCTGGAACTGCCACTACCAATGTGTACCGAAACGCACAATTCAAGAAGACAATGAGGGCAATGCAGACCCCTTGTTGTAGCCCTGATGAAGTGATATTTGGCCCTGATTTCCAACAATCTTTGTACTGTCATCTTTTGTGCGGCCTCATTTTTCGCGATGAGGTTCAAGTTGTCTCTTCTACGTTTGCCCATAGTATTGTCCATGCTTTTCGAAATTTCGAACAAGTATGGCAAGAACTTGTTACCAACATAAGAGAAGGAGTACTTTCTAGCCGTGTGACGGTTCCTTCTATGAGAGCAGCAATGTCGAAATTACTCAAGCCTGATCCCGAGCTTGCTGATACTATTTTTAACAAGTGCAGCCGATTGAGCAATTGGTATGGCTTGATACCTGAACTTTTCCCGAACACTAGGTACATATATGGTATCATGACTGGATCCATGGAACCTTACTTGAAGAAACTGAGGCATTATGCGGGCGAGTTACCTCTGCTAAGTGCTGATTATGGATCTTCTGAAGGGTGGATTGGAGCAAACGTTAACCCCGAGTTGCCtcccgagcttgttacatatgcaGTACTTCCTAATATTGGTTATTTCGAATTCATTCCTCTCATGGAAAATTTAGACGGTCTGGAGCCTACGCCAGTCGGTTTAACTGAAGTTAAACTCGGCGAAGAGTATGAAATTGTAGTCACCAACTTTGCAG GTCTGTATCGCTATAGGCTCGGTGATGTTGTCAAGATAAAAGGATTCCACAATGGCACTCCGGAACTCCAGTTTATTTGCCGTAGGAATCTCTTGTTGAGCATCAACATTGACAAGAACACCGAGAAAGACTTACAACTAGCCGTGGAAGCAGCAGCCAAGATCTTATCAGACGAAAAGCTAGAAGTAGTCGATTTCACTAGCCACGTCAATGTCTCAGCTGATCCGGGGCACTACGTGATCTTCTGGGAACTGAGTGGTGAGGCCACTGAGGAAATCTTGAAAGATTGCTGCAATTGTTTGGACAAATCTTTCGTCGATGCAGGCTATGTGGGCTCTCGGAAGGTGAATGCAATTGGAGCTCTTGAGCTCCGAATTGTGAAGAGGGGAACATTCCATAAGATATTAGATCATTTTGTAGGATTAGGGGCTGCAGTAAGCCAGTTCAAAACACCAAGGTGCGTCGGCCCGACTAATCTCTCTGTGCTGCAAATACTGTCAAGCAATGTAGTTGAGAGCTATTTTAGTACTGCATTATGTTGA
- the LOC107806520 gene encoding jasmonoyl--L-amino acid synthetase JAR4 isoform X1, which yields MASRVRAGFKVLRMAVSKRKIVKMVVEKTEKFDPQEVIEEFEVLTRDAGKIQEETLQKILEENGGTEYLQQWGLNGKTDSLSFKNCVPIVTHKDLEPYIHRITDGDLSPILTGKPITTISLSSGTTQGKPKFVPFNEELMESTMQIFKTSFAFRNREFPVVNGKALQFIYGSKQFKTKGGLAAGTATTNVYRNAQFKKTMRAMQTPCCSPDEVIFGPDFQQSLYCHLLCGLIFRDEVQVVSSTFAHSIVHAFRNFEQVWQELVTNIREGVLSSRVTVPSMRAAMSKLLKPDPELADTIFNKCSRLSNWYGLIPELFPNTRYIYGIMTGSMEPYLKKLRHYAGELPLLSADYGSSEGWIGANVNPELPPELVTYAVLPNIGYFEFIPLMENLDGLEPTPVGLTEVKLGEEYEIVVTNFAGLYRYRLGDVVKIKGFHNGTPELQFICRRNLLLSINIDKNTEKDLQLAVEAAAKILSDEKLEVVDFTSHVNVSADPGHYVIFWELSGEATEEILKDCCNCLDKSFVDAGYVGSRKVNAIGALELRIVKRGTFHKILDHFVGLGAAVSQFKTPRCVGPTNLSVLQILSSNVVESYFSTALC from the exons ATGGCATCTCGCGTTCGAGCGGGTTTTAAGGTTCTAAGAATGGCCGTATCTAAGAG AAAGATAGTGAAAATGGTGGTAGAGAAAACTGAGAAGTTTGATCCACAAGAAGTAATTGAGGAATTTGAGGTGTTAACAAGAGATGCTGGCAAAATTCAAGAAGAGACACTACAGAAGATTTTGGAAGAAAATGGAGGGACAGAATATTTGCAGCAATGGGGTCTGAATGGGAAAACTGACTCATTGTCTTTCAAGAATTGTGTACCCATTGTCACCCACAAGGATTTGGAGCCTTACATTCATAGAATTACTGATGGTGATCTTTCTCCCATTCTTACTGGAAAACCTATTACCACTATCTCCTTGAG TTCTGGGACAACTCAGGGAAAGCCAAAGTTTGTACCTTTCAATGAAGAATTGATGGAATCCACTATGCAAATATTCAAGACATCTTTTGCCTTTAGGAACAG AGAATTCCCAGTTGTAAATGGGAAAGCTTTGCAGTTCATATATGGCAGCAAGCAATTCAAGACGAAGGGTGGTTTGGCAGCTGGAACTGCCACTACCAATGTGTACCGAAACGCACAATTCAAGAAGACAATGAGGGCAATGCAGACCCCTTGTTGTAGCCCTGATGAAGTGATATTTGGCCCTGATTTCCAACAATCTTTGTACTGTCATCTTTTGTGCGGCCTCATTTTTCGCGATGAGGTTCAAGTTGTCTCTTCTACGTTTGCCCATAGTATTGTCCATGCTTTTCGAAATTTCGAACAAGTATGGCAAGAACTTGTTACCAACATAAGAGAAGGAGTACTTTCTAGCCGTGTGACGGTTCCTTCTATGAGAGCAGCAATGTCGAAATTACTCAAGCCTGATCCCGAGCTTGCTGATACTATTTTTAACAAGTGCAGCCGATTGAGCAATTGGTATGGCTTGATACCTGAACTTTTCCCGAACACTAGGTACATATATGGTATCATGACTGGATCCATGGAACCTTACTTGAAGAAACTGAGGCATTATGCGGGCGAGTTACCTCTGCTAAGTGCTGATTATGGATCTTCTGAAGGGTGGATTGGAGCAAACGTTAACCCCGAGTTGCCtcccgagcttgttacatatgcaGTACTTCCTAATATTGGTTATTTCGAATTCATTCCTCTCATGGAAAATTTAGACGGTCTGGAGCCTACGCCAGTCGGTTTAACTGAAGTTAAACTCGGCGAAGAGTATGAAATTGTAGTCACCAACTTTGCAG GTCTGTATCGCTATAGGCTCGGTGATGTTGTCAAGATAAAAGGATTCCACAATGGCACTCCGGAACTCCAGTTTATTTGCCGTAGGAATCTCTTGTTGAGCATCAACATTGACAAGAACACCGAGAAAGACTTACAACTAGCCGTGGAAGCAGCAGCCAAGATCTTATCAGACGAAAAGCTAGAAGTAGTCGATTTCACTAGCCACGTCAATGTCTCAGCTGATCCGGGGCACTACGTGATCTTCTGGGAACTGAGTGGTGAGGCCACTGAGGAAATCTTGAAAGATTGCTGCAATTGTTTGGACAAATCTTTCGTCGATGCAGGCTATGTGGGCTCTCGGAAGGTGAATGCAATTGGAGCTCTTGAGCTCCGAATTGTGAAGAGGGGAACATTCCATAAGATATTAGATCATTTTGTAGGATTAGGGGCTGCAGTAAGCCAGTTCAAAACACCAAGGTGCGTCGGCCCGACTAATCTCTCTGTGCTGCAAATACTGTCAAGCAATGTAGTTGAGAGCTATTTTAGTACTGCATTATGTTGA